The window AATAATAAAATTGCCTTAACTTTTTCATCCATCATAATTCACCTTTATGCACCATATTCATCATAATATAATGATACACCACTTTGGTATTATTTTCAATGCAATTAAAAATGATAAGTTGGTAAAGTTTTATGTTACTTACGCACTTTTCAATAACACATTAAAAATAATCCGTTCATATAATTGTTGTTGCAATAAATAACTGTTTGAATGAGAAGAATGCGCAAGCCAAGAATTCCATGATAGAATCGCCCCATTAAAATCAATTACTTTAATATTCTCTAAATATTGTTCATCATAATTAATAGTTTTATCTTTATCAACAATTAATACTTTAAAATCATTTTCCATAAATAAATTCATATATTTTTCTAAACTGTTTTTGGGAAAACCAACTTTAAAACATTTTGATTTAAATTTGAAAGTCTCAAACCAATTTTTTCATTAACCAATAATGCATCGTTGTCTAAGAATATATAAAAGATGCCACTCTTAAACAAATATAATACATCACTCTCCTTTTCTTTTAATTTCAAATAATAACTATATAACTTACTCATAACAACACACTCCTTACAACAAATAAGGGTAGCAAGATTAAAATCTACCACCCCTTAACATAATCCTTGATATTCACCATTTTGCTACTAACCACAGGATTACCATTTATGTGTTTTTCCCAATAAATTAATTATTTATTGAAAAAGGAATTAAATTTCTATGTCATAATGCTTTTAAATATTATCCTTAAATAATAAGTTTTTAGCAAAACATCTAAGTTTAAACAATATAGTCTGCGGACACAAACCCACCTGAGACAGCGAGGCGGAAGCCGTTGTTAGTGTTACTATTACCATTGTTGTTGTTGAAGTTGAAAGCACCAGCATTGGTACCATCGCCGTAGTTGCCGCCGCGATTGAACCAAGGGTTACTCGAATTAACGAAGTTCGCGCTTACAATTTAATCCCTATCATAAAATTATGACCAATTTTTAAATTTTTTTTCACAAAATAAACACTCTATGAAAAGTTATCCACATTTACGCCCCGAAACGGCTATAATGTGCCCGTTTCGGGATTATGCTCCTGTTGAAGTCCACCAGTAACCCTGAGGACTCACCCTTTTTTTTGACGTAACTTCGTGGGAAGGCACTTCGTGCCTATGCGGACACATTCCCACCTGAGACAGCGAGGCGGAAGCCGGTGTAAATGCTACTACCACCACTGTAGTAGCTGAAGTTGAAAGCACCAGCACCGGCACCAGCGCCGTAGTAGTCGCCGCGATAGAACCAAGGGTAACTCGGATAAACGAAGTTCGCGGAATCACTATACCATCTTCTGGTTTCTCCTGTTGCATCTCCTAATTTCCTTCGGTTAATAGCTATTTGATCATTATATGTTGTTCCATATGTATACTTATCTATATACTTCTCCATTCCTGCTCCATCTATTGTGGCTTGAGCAAACCCTGAACCAGATAACATAATAGTAGTGTTTCCACTATTATACATTCCTCCCATTACACGATCATATGCTCCGCCACTCATATCATATATTCCATATACATTACCTGTCGTACTGGCTTGTTGTCCATTACTGGTTGTGTAGTGATATGAACATCCACTTGATGAACCTGGTGATACACTTGTTCCTGCACATCCAGTTATATTACCACTACTTGGATTTTTCCAGATTTCAGCATTCTTTCCGTATTTACTATGACTCAAATATGTTACTGCCCCCCATTCCATATTTTTCATCATATGAGCATCATAAGTTGATGGTAATCCATATGTTACTTGGGTATTAAACTTTTGAGCTGTTGCAAATTGATTACTTACACTTTGACTTCGAAGTGATGCAACACCTGGTTTTACAGTTGGTCTAGTTGCATTCCCTGTTGTTTCAAATTTACCTACCCAAAAACCTGTTAATTCATCACTTCCAAAAGTGAATGCTGGGTGAGTTAACCAAGTTCCATTTGTACTACCCGTTGCTTTTGGGGTATTCTTATCTTCAAATTCTATTTCAATTGTTTGAGCAGACATTACTGTTGCACCTACATTAAATAATTTATATCTATATCTTGGTATCCAAACTAAATAAGCTAATACATCTGCTTCTGTTATTGAAGTTCCTGCCGATGCATTTTTATATGTGTTTCTTGTTGCTTCAGTTACAAGCACTACATTCGCCCATTCTTTTGCATCGTAATCATACCATTTACTATTTATATCTGCCTTTATCCATTTTGAACCATCCCATTTTATCGGGATCATTCCTTCTCCTAAGGATGGTAAAAAGGCATCAGTAGCAATTTTACATTCATCAGTTGTTTTGGTTGTTAAAGTTACTTCACTGTCACTATAACCCTTCTCTACACAATAAGTACCATCATGAAGTGCTAGTGATACTTGACCCTCTTCATTTATTACAATCGTTCCATTCTTAGGTTTATCACCTTTATATTCTAATTTATAATCATCTAGAGTTGATGATTCTTTCCCATTTTCATATGTATATTTTATTTCCCCTGGATTACTATCTTTAATTGTTTTTAGGGCATGATTGTACTCAGCCGCTTTTATTATTCCATATGCTGAATTTTTAAATGATCCTTTTCTTGCATCTTCTATAACATTAATAACAGATGGTACTGCTATGATAGCTACTATTGCTAATATTACAATAACAGCTAATAATTCTATTAATGTGAAACCTGAATTTTCTTTTTTATTCATCATAATTGTTACCTCTTTCTCTAGTATTCTTATTCAAAGAATATCACAGCATGAACTCAAAGTCAATTTTTTAGGGGGGGGGAAAAGTGTAAAGTTGTTTTGATTTATGATGAAAT of the Methanobacterium sp. genome contains:
- a CDS encoding prepilin-type N-terminal cleavage/methylation domain-containing protein; the protein is MMNKKENSGFTLIELLAVIVILAIVAIIAVPSVINVIEDARKGSFKNSAYGIIKAAEYNHALKTIKDSNPGEIKYTYENGKESSTLDDYKLEYKGDKPKNGTIVINEEGQVSLALHDGTYCVEKGYSDSEVTLTTKTTDECKIATDAFLPSLGEGMIPIKWDGSKWIKADINSKWYDYDAKEWANVVLVTEATRNTYKNASAGTSITEADVLAYLVWIPRYRYKLFNVGATVMSAQTIEIEFEDKNTPKATGSTNGTWLTHPAFTFGSDELTGFWVGKFETTGNATRPTVKPGVASLRSQSVSNQFATAQKFNTQVTYGLPSTYDAHMMKNMEWGAVTYLSHSKYGKNAEIWKNPSSGNITGCAGTSVSPGSSSGCSYHYTTSNGQQASTTGNVYGIYDMSGGAYDRVMGGMYNSGNTTIMLSGSGFAQATIDGAGMEKYIDKYTYGTTYNDQIAINRRKLGDATGETRRWYSDSANFVYPSYPWFYRGDYYGAGAGAGAFNFSYYSGGSSIYTGFRLAVSGGNVSA